Below is a window of Populus alba chromosome 2, ASM523922v2, whole genome shotgun sequence DNA.
GGACGCTGTTGTGCTATGCCAAAGTTGATTATAAAAAGGTGAAGGGTCGTGGCTTGTTAGATATCTGGTGAGGACGGCGTTATTGCACAAGTAAAGGGAAGAATGAATGTTGGGTCTGTGGGGGGGGGGAAGGCTTTGTGTTGTCTGATCAGGGAAGATAAGGGAAAGACGATTGGTTTAAGAGGTTATGGTAATGACATGGATggctgaagaagagaagagggcaATGTATGGCCTCTTGTTGGTCAGGAGATTAGAGTGGGGGTGAAGATGGAAATGGTTGTGATTAGCCATGAGAGGGAGGGTCTGGTGAGGCTGGGACAAAGGGAAATTGGGGTAAACCAAAGAGGGAGAAAGAGGTATGTGAGCGGTTCTTAGTAAAGAAGGTGAAGGGCCCATCTGGTTTTGGCCTAAAGGGAAGGGGGCACTAGTTTTGGAAGAGAAGGGCGTCTGAGAGAGGAGAGTGAGGGAGTGAAGCGATGAGGCCAAAAATCAAAAGCCAAAGGGGGCGACACCTTctaaaaaagattgttttttttagggttttttatggTTACCTAATTTTGTGCCCAAAATTGCCCTCTCGTTCATAGGTGTTGTGACCtttatttattagttaaaaATGTTGTCAGGTTCTCAAACTTGATCCctcaattttctttgtttttttttttttttgcaaactttgatttttcttattttatttgtattttgatttttttttaaatgagcaatatcaacatctactcaatgaggaaaatcaattattttaaaaaatagtgcGTTAAAAGTCAAACGCGTTTAAAAgacctttgaaaaattaaattattttgagacgacgctaaaaatgctaaaaacgacgcaaatatatcaagaacatattttttttaggtttttgctatttgtttttattttttcccgaCAATAttgggtcaaaaattaggtagtAACAACGGTGTTGAGGCATGTTTTCACATCCAGAACTTGGCGGAGCTTCGACAAAAAGTTTTTCCCTTCCTCCCTCCTAGAAAAATGTGTTGGCCAttgcacacaaaaaaaacattaaagtctAGCTATTTGTTTGTCCCAATTCTTTTGATTATAAAGTATTTGGTCTTGAatcatttattgaattaattttttttttttaatttcatcattcaacatttgatttttatattagatttgatgttaattcttttaattgcaatgtatttgatcttcaaacatttattgagttattttttttttaatttcatccattgacatttgatttttattttagatttgatttttttttttaattataattagtcTTGAAtcctttattaaattaatttgtctttcaatttcattcattaatatttgatttttatatcaaatgtgatactcttttttttttcattgttatttttagttgttcttatcattttattaattggaattgtttttcaatttcatccactatgatttggttttatttttttttgtgtcaaatttggttatctttctttttgaaatctacattttttaaatcatttttttaaaattttattaagtttatCCCTAATTATTGTAGTTGGTTGAGAACtttgcattattatttttttgggttttccttttattatgtGATTCAACCTCGTAGTTTGTGTCAAAAGTTTTAAAGGTTTAACTGGGTTGGCTTCGgccattttcaattattttttgtcccttaataatttcatttttttttattcaattttggttttattctttcaattatttttttaatcttttttttttttttttttttttgcaatttaggccctaattattttcttttattttgtttttatagcaTATTTGGTATGCAttgtttggattttaaattattttatggttagatattttactttattattttttcgtGGTTGCCTTTCAACAGGGCAATcctttattgaaaattgattttttttttcaaattcatcatttgacatttggTTATTAAACCCTTAGCTTTATTGTTtgttgcactttttttttattgagttatcctGATTTCATATATCAGGTAAtaggttagtcaagttaaccatgacttctttatatatttgttttcttagttttttgtataaaattgattattatttttttttacattttcatacTTTGGTATTAAATTATAGGCCCTTGAGCTatgtgatttttcaattttctttctattgagtTATCCTGGATACATGTTAGTCAAGTTATCTTGGGTTAGCTAGCATTTTCTTACTTGATGTTGTTTATTTAACTTTAGGTTTTTTGCTAGGTCCTTTTTTTGgaagtatatgtattttttataacgATCTCATATTGTGAGTGGTGAGTTAGTTGACTTAACTTAGGCTaactcattttgttttcttaaatttttttttgactttaattttgtttttcaatttcatcattttacattaaattatttgtgCTTGAGCTTTGTCATTTTTCCacttcttttctattttgttatttcaagAGCAGGATAATTAAGCTAATTTGGGTCAACTTgcattttctttcataatttttttttttttaacttgggtCTTTTTTGTTAGGTTctttttttggaagtttttttttttttttaattccgaTCTCATGTCATGGGTGACGGATTAATATAGCCAAACCAGattaactcatattttttttccttaattttttatgaatttttttttaattttatcattttacattaaattatttgcccttgagttttgttatttttttacttttctttctatatgGTTATTCCGAAAGTGGGATGGTAAATTTAACTCGAGctagcttgtgttttttttttttaatttttttttattgaactttggtttttttttttttactagataattattttgaattttttttatttatcttgatctcatattACATGCTATAAGtttgtcaaattattttaaattgactagggttttttttcctgactttatttttttgttttttatatttgatattagattattatatcttaaattttatagtttttttttgcttttctatttatagattCTTTGGTTTCGTATCCAAAGTCACGTTATAGTTAATTTCATCTGAGTTATCTTAGATTATCATagcttaaatatattttttttgtgttagaaAAATTTAGCCCAACCCGCAATATAACACAATCCTATCTAGTGTTGACCTAAAAGGATCATAAACATTGTAATATGCGAGTTTGGgatggaaataaataaatttaatttgtctaGGACAAAATTGATAATAAGTTAAAACATCAGTGACGAAAATGAGCttatacacacaaaaaaattatttggttttcAAGGAAAAAGAGAACTTGTGATGGatgcaaaagaaagaaataataataataataataataagagaggAAGGAGGAGGAAGTAGGCGAGGACTGAGTATTGATATGTAGAATTTTCCGAATCGATTTGGAATTAACTGTGCGATGGGGGAATTTGTGGAGCTGGAAGCTCAGGACGGCGTGAGAATGCCTTGGAACGTGTTGCCGGGCACCAAGCAAGAATCAAGCAACTGTGTGGTACCTGTGTCCGTCATTTACACTCCGATCAAGCCCTTCCCAAACATGCCCGTTCTCCCATACTCTCCACTACGTTGCCGAAACTGTCGCTCCGTCCTCAATCCATTCTGCACCGTCGATTTCTCTGCCAAGCTTTGGATCTGCCCCTTCTGCTTTCAACGGAACCAGTTTCCCCCTCACTATACCGCCATCTCTGACGACAACCTCCCTGCCGAGCTTTTCTCTCAGTATACGACCATCGAGTACGAGGAACCTCAGATGATCTCATCCTCCTCTCCATCACCGATGATATTCATGTTCGTGGTGGACACTTGCATGATCGAGGAGGAGATGGCCTTCCTCAAGTCTGCCCTGTCCCAGGCCATCGAACTCCTCCCTGATAACTCCTTGGTGGGCCTCATTACCTTTGGTACTCTTGTCAACGTTCACGAGCTTGGCTTTGGTGAAACCTCTAAGACCTACGTTTTCAAGGGCTCCAAGGACGTCTCCAAGGACCAGCTTCTCAAGCAGATGGGCTTCTTTCTCAAGAAGCCCAAGCCCCCCACTAGTGTCATTGCCGGCGCCAAGGATGGCCTCTCTTCCGATAGCATTTCCCGCTTCCTCTTGCCTGCCTCCCAATGCGAATTTACACTCAATTCTGTAATTTCTCatttccctttttcttcttaCTCCATTTTATGATAAGTAAAATGTAACTTTTTTTCGTCGAGTTGTTTAATTAATCAGCCAAATTtactaaatgaataaaaaaaaaggtcctgGAGGAGCTGCAGAAAGATCCTTGGCCGGTCCCACCCCATCAGCGGGCTAGCAGGTGCACCGGAACTGCACTCAGTGTGGCTGCTTGTTTGTTAGGAGCTTGTGTTCCTGGTTCTGGTGCTAGAATTATGGCTTTCATTGGTGGCCCATCCACTGAAGGACTTGGTTCTGTAAGGacttcattttctttgatttgctgTTTATTTTAAGTATTATTTAACTCACTATGCTTGTTGGTTCTAATTCTAAACTGGACTCTGCTTGCTTACATGAATCCTACATGACTTAGCTGCATCTAAACTCGTGTTTCTAAGTTCTAACTCTTACAGCATAATCAATCATCAAGATGCTGACCGCTTCCATGTTTACTCATAGTCAGTTTTCCCATTTGCACTGTATTGTTTCTACATCATCTCTTGTCACTTTTATGTGTATACTCATGTAATGACTTTTCTTATACAGTATCCTccacttctttttatttttatgttttttttactggaaTTTTTTTTCCCGTGTTTCTTCTAGATTGTGTCAAAGAATCTCTCCGAATCAATTCGTTCTCACAAGGACATCGATAAGGACTCTGCTACTCATTATCATAAAGCTGTCAAGTTCTACGAGAGACTTGCTAAGCAGCTTGTACATCAAGGTCATGTGCTCAATCTGTTTGCTTGTGCCCTCGACCAGGTAATATCCAACTCTTACAGCAAGCACATACTGACCAGCATGTAGTGCGTGTTTAACTTTGAGTACCCGGTATCTATATGTGTATTGATGGAATAAAAGgggaaatttaatgaaattttacaTTCCGTCTGATGCTATATTTatatcttctctctctctctctctcttttaaattCCTTTTGCAAATATCTTGACAAAGGGCACTCCCATAGTAAAGGTCAAACTTCTAATTTGCCTGTTTACTGAAACTTGGGTTTTGtagttttagaaatattttgtgATTGGAGATGCTGCAGAGCTCTATCgcatgtcaaaaaaaattaatttcattaatggGGCTATGCTCTTTTTTGTGtcaaatacatatataattcTTGAATACTACAATTGCTCCATGCTTGACTGCTTTTTCGTTGGACATCTATTTACTGAGCCTTTTGCTATCCATCTTTTTTGTTCTGACTTTTCTGGATAGCTTGGTAATGATTAGCTTTCTTTATGTCTCTCTCTTTGGGTCTCtaatgatttttgttctttacaTCTGGGACACAGAAGTCAATAAGATGTTAAGTATTTTGTCAGTCCCTACCTACATTTAATACGCTGCTTTcctatttttaaatatgtattcATCATAAACTGCTGTTATAGTTACTTTCAGCATGTTTGAAACTCTttgaatttaattcaatttagagGTTTTAATGAAATCTCATGTTTGAAATCATTTTGAGTGTCAAGAATtgaatttcaattgaaattctATCTCTAAAAATGGTACAAAGTAAATCAAAAGTCAACCCCTCTTAATTACATTTCCAATAAgaagaattttaatattaaaaatagcttTCCCAAAATAcccatcttgtttttttaaagacatTTGAAGAAACAAGATGAAGGTGATGAAGGTAATatggaaaacaaaatgaattgaattctaTCTCTTACACGCACGTGAATTCaacttatttatcaattaagGTCAATTTGAACACTATAATTGAATTCATTTACAATAGAGAATTGGTTTCAAACAACCTTATTCTTGAATGCTTAATATGGGTTGAAAATCAAGAGGTGCTTCTTTTGCTTGACTGTTCCTAGGTGGGGGTTGCTGAACTTAAAGTTGCAATTGAAAGAACTGGTGGGCTTGTCGTGCTTGCAGAAAGCTTTGGCCATGTAGTCTTTAAGGATTCTCTGAGACGCGTTCTCCAGTTGGGTGATTATGATCTTGGACTATCATCAAAGTAAGATTTATTCAATCTCCTTTTATGTTGGTCTATGAAGTTTCCCATTAtccttttgagtttttttataccCTGCAATGGTCCTGTCACTTGCCAAACTTTCTGCTTTACTGAAAAGAAGTTATCAATCTATTCATTGTGAGTATTGCCATCAATCTATTTATAAATGATAAACCGAGGTAGCTGTGAATATAACATACTGTAGCAAAGTAATTTGTAGTGGTAGCAATAGTATGGACATTAATAAACTGCAAAAACTCAAGTAAATCACATTCAAAGATGTAcaattcttctatatatatatttgttttttttttttttaattttgcttttcCTTGGGTTTGTTTTTGGACATAGGATGTAGATCTGGAAGCAAAAATGAAGATGGACCTCAAAATCAATTAGGGGTTTCTTAAATTCATCAGgggatatataatttttctaacaGTACGAAGCAATAGATATTTACTATTTTGTAGCATTGCTCTCCATAAAAAACATAGATGTGTACTGTGAAACAAGTGTTGATATTGGTCTCACTTGGTTTGAATTTTGTTATAGTTCTTACGGCATTGGTGTCACTTgatggttttgaatttgtttttcttagtttGTAGCTTAGATAGACCTGTATTATGGaacaattttttattgcttGTGCTTGGTGGTTTACACTTTATTATATTGCTTTATCAAATACAGCAGCTGATACCATTGTTGTTTCTCCAATGCAATTTTGTACTTCCTCATATAACATGTTGTATTTCTTTAGTTCATGGATGCCTTGAACCTCATGTGATTTGTTCAAAAGTTGCCTTATTTGTTTCGTTATATGTgttataattgtatattttttattaactggACTAGAACTAtactaagaaattattttttcacacATGCAATACAGTGGTATATTTGAGGTAAACTGCTCGAAGGATATCAGAGTTCAAGGCATTATTGGTCCTTGTGCATCGCTTGAAAAGGTTTGATCCAATGGATTTTTTagtggttttctttttcttcaatgtaAGTTTACTTGTCCATGACTTTGTGCAGAAAGGTCCTCTGTGCTCTGACACAGTTGTAGGCCAGGGAACTACAAGTGCATGGAAGATGTGTGGCCTGGACAAAGCTACAACTTTATGTCTGATATTTGAAATTGCAAAGAAGGACAGCACAGATACTACTGTTCAACAACCCTCAAGCTATCAATTCTACTTCCAATTTCTGACTTAGTATGCCAAGCTTATGCTTTTTTGAGTGGTTAGTTacctgttatttttttcttggaaaagatGGATGGGTCTCTgacttattaataataatttgctACAGCTATCAGCATAGTGGTGGTCAAATGAGGCTTCGTGTAACAACCCTCTCAAGAAGATGGGTTGCTGGACCTGGAAGTGCTCAGGCAAGCTCTGCTGTGCTCTTGTATGTGATATGCATTATTgttccatttgtttttcttggattGGCTAATCCTATTAGAGCTTAAACAAACATGGATGTTCATCAATCTAATAAAACAGGATCTCATTATTAATCAGGACtcatttatgaaataaaaaagtaactaaatatatttataggtGTATGACTAGAAAGTCTACGTAGCTAGGAGTTTTAGTCACCGATCTAAGAAGCATCATAtacttagagggtgtttggcatTGGGGTTGAacctgtttttcatcaaaatttgaattttttttttgcttcaaattaatatttttagtgtttttggattattttgatgtgctgatgttaaaaataaattttaaaaaatgaaaatattattttaatgcattccaagcgaaaaacactttgaaaagtaacttcTACTACACTCCCAAACATCCTCTTAATATCCTTAcgaactttttaatatttttcatttattttatgttgctTTATTAAGACCAAttgtatttatgaaaaatactttgaaaaacaatctctATCACACCCCAAACACCCTCATAATATCATTACCCTACACATTATTacaaactttttaatatttttcatttatgttcATGTTGCTTTATTAAGAGAATATCAATTGTATTTATGAAAAATCTGAGTCCAAAAAGTGTTTTAGATCTTCTACTTCTCATTTGTATTGTTTTCTCATTTCCTGCTGTTCCAATAGAACTGAGATATATTTGGGAGAAAAATAGAAGTGAAGACATCATGTAACGAACTTATTTACTATGCCACACCTGTCTTGTTCCTTGCATGATGAGTAGTCATATATCAAATACATGAATAGCAGAAAAAAAAGTTGCCCTAATGAAAATATGACCTACTAAGCTACTCTCACTATGCCATACCCATTCCTCTGTTGCAGGAAAAAAAACCGCATTAATCTGAGATGGGGGCATGGGTTTTTCTAATCTGTCTTTGAATAttgtagctatttttttttttcatatttgttatCAGGAGCTTGAAATTTCTCATACAAGTTTAGTGAATTCCAGTGATGCTCTCATTTTATATACAAGCAACAAAGTTCCACCTAGACTTGATGTAGTGATGAAAGGTGATATCATGGCTGCATAGGAGATCAGGGTGTTGACAGGCAGTATGTCTTGCAGAATAAAATACTGTCAAGCTTCTCAACCTTTTGTcctaattttatagtttattaaaaatatatcctgTGATCTTCCAGAACAACTTGGGCTTTGCAATGATGCTTGTCAATATTGTGTGTGAAAAGGCATAATAGGAGGATAGATAGACTTTGCACATATTAATTTAGTTACTAAAAGTTTGGTCAGGTAATATGCATATTGACCAGACACGCACACAGATCTATCTGTTGGTGCTTGGAATCGTATTCAATATTTGGTTTACTGTTTGCACTctccataaattaataaaatagaaaatggtGGTCGGATCATTCTTTCATCTGATGCAGGGTATGgatcaatttttcttccttctttttcttcttttgggtGCTAGTGAACTTTTATTTGTAATTCtcaaatctattttaatatgctTTAGGACTTGATTGCTGGATTCGACCAAGAAGCAGCTGCTGTAGCTATGGCACGCTTAGTGTCTTTCAAAATGGAAAATGAGGTAACCATCAAATCTTCGATGGCTTTTGTAAATTCTTGGATTTGGAATAGTGAGGGTTATCAATGAGATTTATTCTGAGAAGCTCTCTGATGTGCTGAAATACACGCACCACCACATTTACAAACAAACAGTGAGTAATCAATTGAGTCCAGTAACCCCTCTTTATTTTAGAAAGTACCTCTAATTGATGGTTTGCGAAGATAAGAATGATTGTCTAGGAACAAGCCACTTCTCAGTTTTAGGGAATTTTCAAACAGATTTTTGGGGTTTCCCCCCCTTGAAGAAGTAATTTTAAGGAACTCCCTGACTTATTAgattcaaaaggaaaaatatttttatggaagACTGTCCCTagaaacatttttatattttgattttcaagataaaaaaccTTGTAACCTTTCTAAGCTAGTGGATAACCAAGAGAAACACATTGTCATGCTTGaggttcaaattttaaattttgagcaATTGTATATTTCAGTGCTGGCATAGCAAAGACAtccaaaaattcataatttgaaTATGAATATGAAGGGTTTGCATGAAAAAGTGCTTCATATGGACTATGACCACATTATAAAAGGGGTGGGTCCACGATTGACACTGTAAGTTGCTGTAGCTACCCCTCCCccctcaaaaaaagaaaaaaataaaataaagtaaggAGGTAAATTGACTTCAAATCTTTAACATCATTCAAAATATGTCAATGCTTTCTCCCCACAGccccattttgttgtggagtgacACTGTTTTGGAAGAACCTTTAGACTTTGAAAATCAGAGGCTCTTTTTCCATGAAATTGTTTTGCTTTCGCTTTATTGCTAGCATAGTTTGAGGGGTGATGAAACAGTTGTCTAGAAAATACTGATATATGCCCAAGTTATTACAGAATTGGAAAAACGGTCGCTTTGTTAAGTAGGCTTGTGTTACTTTATTAGAATAGTAATAGGTATTTGGCATTTTAACCATTCTGCCATTGCATTCTTTGATGATACCTGTCAAGAAGGCTGAGTTTGACCCCATAAGATGGCTAGACAAAGCTTTGATACATCTATGTGCTCGATTTGGAGACTATCAGAAGGGTCGTTCATCTTCTTTCAGCCTATCTTCACGGCTTTCAATATTTCCTCAATTTATGTTTCATTTACGACGTTCTCAGTTTGTCCAGGTAATATAATGAATTCAAGATTTATTTGTTAAGCACTTAttcttaacaaaaattaatcagTTAGGTCCTTTGAAATCCTTATATGCTCCAGTTAATGTTATTCTACAGGTCTTCAACAACAGCCCAGATGAGACAGCATACTTTAGAGTTATACTGAATCGTGAAAATGTTGCCAATTCACTTGTGATGATACAGCCTTCATTGATTTCTTATTCATTTCATTCAGGACCAGAACCAGCACTT
It encodes the following:
- the LOC118050011 gene encoding protein transport protein SEC23 C isoform X2; this translates as MGEFVELEAQDGVRMPWNVLPGTKQESSNCVVPVSVIYTPIKPFPNMPVLPYSPLRCRNCRSVLNPFCTVDFSAKLWICPFCFQRNQFPPHYTAISDDNLPAELFSQYTTIEYEEPQMISSSSPSPMIFMFVVDTCMIEEEMAFLKSALSQAIELLPDNSLVGLITFGTLVNVHELGFGETSKTYVFKGSKDVSKDQLLKQMGFFLKKPKPPTSVIAGAKDGLSSDSISRFLLPASQCEFTLNSVLEELQKDPWPVPPHQRASRCTGTALSVAACLLGACVPGSGARIMAFIGGPSTEGLGSIVSKNLSESIRSHKDIDKDSATHYHKAVKFYERLAKQLVHQGHVLNLFACALDQVGVAELKVAIERTGGLVVLAESFGHVVFKDSLRRVLQLGDYDLGLSSNGIFEVNCSKDIRVQGIIGPCASLEKKGPLCSDTVVGQGTTSAWKMCGLDKATTLCLIFEIAKKDSTDTTVQQPSSYQFYFQFLTYYQHSGGQMRLRVTTLSRRWVAGPGSAQDLIAGFDQEAAAVAMARLVSFKMENEAEFDPIRWLDKALIHLCARFGDYQKGRSSSFSLSSRLSIFPQFMFHLRRSQFVQVFNNSPDETAYFRVILNRENVANSLVMIQPSLISYSFHSGPEPALLDVAAIAADRILLLDSYFTVVIFHGATIAQWRKAGYHNQPEHQAFAQLLQAPRDDTDEIIKERFPVPRLVICDQHGSQARFLLAKLNPSASYNSDSPLPGGDVLFTDDVSFEVFLDHLQRLIVQ
- the LOC118050011 gene encoding protein transport protein SEC23 C isoform X1 — translated: MGEFVELEAQDGVRMPWNVLPGTKQESSNCVVPVSVIYTPIKPFPNMPVLPYSPLRCRNCRSVLNPFCTVDFSAKLWICPFCFQRNQFPPHYTAISDDNLPAELFSQYTTIEYEEPQMISSSSPSPMIFMFVVDTCMIEEEMAFLKSALSQAIELLPDNSLVGLITFGTLVNVHELGFGETSKTYVFKGSKDVSKDQLLKQMGFFLKKPKPPTSVIAGAKDGLSSDSISRFLLPASQCEFTLNSVLEELQKDPWPVPPHQRASRCTGTALSVAACLLGACVPGSGARIMAFIGGPSTEGLGSIVSKNLSESIRSHKDIDKDSATHYHKAVKFYERLAKQLVHQGHVLNLFACALDQVGVAELKVAIERTGGLVVLAESFGHVVFKDSLRRVLQLGDYDLGLSSNGIFEVNCSKDIRVQGIIGPCASLEKKGPLCSDTVVGQGTTSAWKMCGLDKATTLCLIFEIAKKDSTDTTVQQPSSYQFYFQFLTYYQHSGGQMRLRVTTLSRRWVAGPGSAQDLIAGFDQEAAAVAMARLVSFKMENEKAEFDPIRWLDKALIHLCARFGDYQKGRSSSFSLSSRLSIFPQFMFHLRRSQFVQVFNNSPDETAYFRVILNRENVANSLVMIQPSLISYSFHSGPEPALLDVAAIAADRILLLDSYFTVVIFHGATIAQWRKAGYHNQPEHQAFAQLLQAPRDDTDEIIKERFPVPRLVICDQHGSQARFLLAKLNPSASYNSDSPLPGGDVLFTDDVSFEVFLDHLQRLIVQ